From the genome of Triticum aestivum cultivar Chinese Spring chromosome 3B, IWGSC CS RefSeq v2.1, whole genome shotgun sequence, one region includes:
- the LOC123069255 gene encoding SCAR-like protein 2 isoform X3, translating to MPLVRFEVRNEVGLGDPGLYGGAGAGKRGGVAGAAGEAEPKALLEGVAVAGLVGILRQLGDLAEFAADVFHDLHEQVITTSARGRKVLTRVQNIEAALPSLEKAVKNQKSHIHFAYVPGSDWHTQLQNEQNHLLSSDLPRFMMDSYEECRDPPRLYLLDKFDNAGAGACLKRYSDPSYFKKSWDVMRADKTAHLQKERKSHKIKRKGSRLKEPYHGQATSRYRNGELQRALTAVQLTSSRQCASPSMDGRSFSEHRSTSDARSNPDNISRSSSFSSKARLSFAEQASDTKPSVVPHENGHGKLSNTDTHKLNDGSSPILLSGNREDDLGDDSKQGSLSDEMNARSPSVEWHEKTAIVMTTSSVYCDDVVMDRAESAETKHIKPVQREFDHSEMETLEQQGALLQKAKLLLSSGLNHRDEVPSETDNYMDALNTLESETETEVDFQTKKQGKPVHSFNAHAPQIESADNIVSQLPDSSPAEFPDTSPNSRMLHTFERTANFPSLSSADAPDISQHTLSGYTDIHPNEWSSVTTIPENNANEAAGDPTEISEPALQAYTATPPNQSPPHANDIPESKAEVAPRDSPEISKPGLSTYAVFPPNKESVVNQIPENNVEDALEDGTVESTSCLVPEPAISFAPTSEASPAKILPGDTTGNSVISEKSPQDYPGENHQEFGGCGMAEVSNSQTMPLNESSENGSATQHLPTHAPTSSVELSSVKLWTNAGLFGLEPSKPPVGICPGSASQSYSETNQSAIRTPDAVYGQTDRPSDSSTYFEHREHKNLNGKQASISELLESEGNAENGAGTYSGTDLAGRNNLDVVSASSFSSIAQRFLANTLQRRTSPKYNDLPISSGRVNTDANGFDDATVNSTLAPKEAVFEASQFEKKADNGMDGLPKSSIFSSRHYSEKSSPPLEHMKISFHPMSAFETSKLNLDFSDGNLHENVDDMMLPTFQLLPGSSVPQPGSGSESEDDTFGRSYSYSSYDDLSPHLYSNSELWDQEDGIGLEDHELYNDSNQIGSSTTPVSSYMGFEQMNLSGEKSTVSLSDIGDHNGLGLLESHPAGELPNFDTLMSTSNLQNGDALIPHNPVNLSPDEDQMPPPPPLPPMQWRTMRQTTSLDEERDSTAKDILKNASSLPPVHTPVQEQHLPPCAPPFPQGNVKEVNHQKVDVIKETSNLPNIFEIKSSLLQQIRDKPDLHKLNGHEKPKAVFNDVNSLDERGELLQQIRSKTFNLRRTNGSKTNTSSQSTESTANSSVVAILEKANAIRQAVASDEGGDDDNWSDIN from the exons ATGCCGCTGGTCAGGTTCGAGGTGCGGAATGAGGTCGGGCTCGGGGACCCCGGGCTGTACGGCGGCGCGGGAGCCGGCAAGAGAGGCGGCGTTGCCGGCGCCGCCGGGGAGGCCGAGCCCAAGGCGCTGCTCGAGGGCGTCGCCGTCGCGGGCCTCGTCGGGATCCTGCGCCAGCTCGGAGATCTCGCGGA ATTTGCAGCAGATGTTTTTCATGACCTACATGAGCAAGTTATAACTACATCGGCTAGGGGGCGTAAGGTACTGACTCGAGTACAAAACATTGAAGCAGCACTTCCGTCTCTTGAAAAAGCTGTGAAGAATCAGAAGAGCCATATACATTTTGCTTATGTACCAG GCTCTGACTGGCACACACAACTTCAAAACGAGCAAAATCATCTCCTATCCAGTGATTTGCCTCGGTTTATGATGGATTCCTATGAAGAATGTCGAGACCCTCCACGACTTTACCTTCTCGACAA ATTCGATAATGCTGGTGCTGGGGCTTGTTTGAAGAGATATTCTGACCCATCATACTTCAAGAAATCATGGGATGTGATGAGAGCAGACAAGACTGCACATCTCCAAAAAGAAAGGAAATCTCATAAAATCAAG AGAAAAGGATCACGCCTAAAAGAACCATATCATGGACAAGCCACATCCAGGTATAGGAATGGTGAATTGCAGCGCGCACTCACTGCTGTTCAACTTACCAGCAG CAGGCAGTGTGCATCTCCCAGCATGGATGGCCGGAGTTTTTCAGAGCATAGATCTACATCTGATGCAAGATCCAACCCTGACAATATAAGCAGATCTTCTTCATTCAGTTCAAAGGCACGACTAAGTTTTGCAGAACAAGCTTCAGATACAAAACCTTCTGTAGTTCCTCATGAGAATGGTCATGGCAAGCTGTCAAATACTGATACACACAAGCTTAATGATGGCTCTTCTCCCATCTTGCTTAGCGGGAACAGGGAAGATGATCTGGGTGATGATTCGAAGCAAGGTTCCCTGTCAGATGAGATGAATGCTAGGTCACCTTCTGTTGAATGGCATGAAAAGACTGCAATTGTTATGACTACAAGTTCTGTCTACTGTGATGATGTTGTCATGGACAGGGCTGAAAGTGCAGAAACTAAACATATTAAGCCCGTGCAGCGAGAATTTGATCATAGTGAGATGGAGACCTTGGAGCAGCAGGGGGCCTTACTTCAGAAGGCAAAGTTGTTACTATCATCAGGCTTAAACCACCGTGATGAAGTCCCCAGTGAAACAGATAACTACATGGATGCACTTAACACACTTGAATCCGAGACAGAGACTGAAGTTGACTTTCAAACTAAAAAACAAGGGAAGCCAGTACATTCCTTCAATGCTCATGCACCTCAAATAGAGTCGGCAGATAATATCGTCTCACAGCTTCCTGATTCTTCTCCCGCTGAGTTTCCTGATACAAGTCCAAATTCCAGAATGTTACATACTTTTGAAAGAACTGCCAATTTCCCCAGTTTGTCAAGTGCAGATGCTCCGGATATTTCACAGCATACATTGTCAGGTTATACAGATATACATCCTAATGAATGGTCATCTGTTACCACCATCCCTGAGAATAATGCAAATGAGGCTGCTGGAGACCCCACTGAAATTTCAGAACCGGCACTGCAAGCATATACAGCTACACCACCCAATCAAAGCCCCCCTCATGCAAATGACATTCCTGAGAGTAAGGCAGAAGTTGCCCCCAGAGATTCTCCTGAGATTTCAAAACCAGGGCTGTCAACCTATGCAGTTTTTCCTCCCAACAAGGAGTCTGTTGTCAATCAGATCCCTGAGAATAATGTAGAAGATGCGTTAGAAGATGGTACCGTTGAAAGCACTAGTTGTCTTGTACCGGAACCTGCGATTTCTTTTGCTCCAACTAGTGAGGCATCTCCTGCAAAAATCTTACCTGGTGATACCACCGGTAACTCTGTAATTTCAGAAAAGAGTCCTCAGGATTATCCTGGAGAAAATCATCAGGAATTTGGTGGCTGTGGCATGGCTGAAGTGTCTAATTCACAGACCATGCCTTTGAACGAGTCATCAGAGAATGGATCTGCAACCCAACACCTTCCCACACATGCTCCTACTAGTTCTGTAGAATTATCCTCTGTTAAGCTCTGGACAAATGCTGGGCTCTTCGGACTTGAACCGTCTAAGCCTCCAGTTGGCATATGTCCTGGTTCTGCAAGCCAAAGCTACTCAGAGACTAATCAATCAGCCATAAGAACACCTGATGCAGTTTATGGTCAAACAGACCGGCCCTCAGATTCTTCCACATATTTCGAGCACAGGGAGCACAAAAATTTGAATGGCAAGCAAGCTTCAATAAGTGAGCTCCTAGAATCTGAAGGTAATGCTGAAAATGGTGCTGGAACATACTCTGGCACTGACTTGGCTGGAAGGAATAACTTGGACGTGGTGTCTGCATCAAGCTTCTCGAGCATTGCACAAAGATTCCTTGCCAATACACTTCAGAGAAGAACTTCTCCCAAATATAATGATCTCCCTATCTCATCTGGGAGAGTGAACACTGATGCAAATGGGTTTGATGACGCTACTGTAAATTCTACTCTTGCACCAAAGGAAGCAGTATTTGAGGCATCTCAGTTTGAGAAGAAAGCAGATAATGGCATGGATGGACTGCCCAAGTCATCAATCTTCTCTAGTCGCCATTACTCTGAGAAATCATCTCCGCCACTAGAGCATATGAAAATATCCTTTCACCCCATGAGTGCATTTGAAACGTCAAAATTGAACCTAGATTTCTCTGATGGCAACCTTCATGAAAATGTTGATGATATGATGTTACCAACATTTCAGTTACTTCCAGGGTCTTCTGTCCCACAGCCCGGTAGTGGTTCTGAATCAGAAGATGACACCTTTGGTAGATCTTATAGTTATTCTTCATATGATGATCTAAGTCCACATTTATATTCAAACTCTGAGTTGTGGGATCAAGAAGATGGAATTGGATTGGAGGATCATGAGCTGTATAATGATTCAAATCAGATAGGATCCTCCACAACACCTGTCTCTAGCTATATGGGATTCGAGCAGATGAACTTATCTGGTGAGAAGTCCACTGTTTCACTTTCAGATATTGGAGATCATAATGGACTCGGCTTGTTAGAATCCCATCCTGCTGGAGAACTTCCGAACTTTGACACTTTGATGTCAACAAGTAATCTTCAAAATGGAGATGCGCTCATTCCACATAATCCAGTCAATTTATCACCAGATGAAGATCagatgccgccgccgcctcctcttccccCAATGCAGTGGAGGACAATGAGACAAACAACTTCcctggatgaagaaagagactctACAGCTAAAGACATACTTAAGAATGCCTCAAGTCTACCACCTGTACACACTCCTGTGCAGGAACAACATCTTCCGCCGTGTGCACCACCATTTCCACAAGGAAATGTCAAGGAAGTG AACCATCAGAAAGTTGATGTGATCAAAGAAACGAGTAATCTTCCTAATATATTTGAGATCAAATCAAGCTTGCTTCAGCAAATCAGGGATAAg CCAGATCTGCACAAGCTGAATGGACATGAAAAGCCCAAAGCAGTATTCAATGATGTTAACAGTTTGGATGAAAGGGGGGAGTTGCTTCAGCAAATCAGGAGCAAG ACATTCAACTTAAGACGAACAAATGGATCTAAGACAAACACCTCATCACAGTCAACCGAGTCCACTGCCAATTCCAGCGTTGTAGCAATTTTGGAGAAGGCGAATGCAATCCGGCAG GCTGTGGCCAGTGATGAGGGAGGTGATGATGATAACTGGAGTGATATCAACTGA